The following proteins are encoded in a genomic region of Siphonobacter curvatus:
- a CDS encoding cystathionine gamma-synthase — protein sequence MRFATKAIHAGVEPDPSTGAIMTPIYQTSTYVQQAPGVHKGYEYSRTHNPTRTALQNALAALENAQHGICYASGLAATDALLKLFKPGDEIVATNDLYGGTYRIFVRVFEDFGLKFKFIDLSDPAAVETAFTEQTKMLWLETPTNPLLRILDIRSLAAQARSRGILTVVDNTFASPYLQNPLDLGADIVMHSVTKYLGGHSDTVMGALMLNDDELAARLRFIQNACGAVPGPQDCFLVLRGIKTLHIRMKQHCENARQVAEFLNNHPKVGKVYYPGLATHPGHALAAEQMRDFGGMLSFELKGDDYEEAVRVMSSFKVFSLGESLGGVESLCTHPASMTHASIPKSEREKSGLKDTLIRLSVGIEDVEDLIEDLTQAIES from the coding sequence ATGCGTTTTGCCACGAAAGCTATTCATGCGGGCGTTGAACCGGACCCGTCTACGGGAGCCATCATGACACCTATTTACCAAACTTCCACGTACGTACAGCAGGCTCCGGGGGTGCATAAAGGGTACGAGTACTCCCGAACGCATAATCCCACCCGAACGGCCCTTCAGAACGCTCTGGCAGCCCTGGAAAATGCTCAACACGGCATTTGCTACGCTTCGGGACTGGCCGCCACGGATGCCTTACTGAAGCTATTCAAGCCCGGCGATGAAATTGTGGCGACGAACGATTTATACGGAGGAACGTACCGGATTTTTGTACGCGTGTTCGAAGACTTTGGGCTAAAATTCAAATTCATTGACTTAAGTGACCCGGCCGCCGTTGAAACGGCTTTCACCGAGCAGACCAAAATGCTCTGGCTGGAAACACCGACAAATCCACTGCTGCGTATTTTAGATATTCGTTCCCTGGCTGCTCAGGCTCGTAGTCGCGGCATTCTTACGGTGGTGGATAATACATTCGCCTCGCCCTACCTGCAAAATCCGCTGGATCTCGGAGCCGATATTGTCATGCATTCCGTGACGAAATACCTCGGCGGACACTCCGATACCGTGATGGGAGCATTGATGCTCAATGACGATGAGCTGGCCGCTCGTCTACGATTTATTCAGAATGCCTGCGGAGCCGTACCTGGTCCACAGGATTGTTTTCTGGTATTGCGGGGAATCAAAACGTTACACATTCGCATGAAACAGCACTGCGAAAACGCCCGGCAGGTAGCGGAGTTTCTAAACAATCATCCGAAGGTTGGCAAGGTGTACTACCCCGGCTTGGCTACGCACCCGGGTCATGCACTGGCGGCGGAACAGATGCGGGATTTCGGGGGAATGCTCTCCTTCGAACTTAAGGGTGATGATTACGAAGAAGCCGTTCGGGTCATGTCGAGCTTTAAGGTTTTTTCGCTGGGCGAATCGCTCGGTGGTGTGGAATCGCTCTGTACACACCCAGCGAGCATGACGCACGCTAGTATTCCCAAGTCCGAACGCGAAAAGTCAGGGCTCAAGGATACGCTGATTCGGTTAAGCGTAGGAATCGAAGATGTGGAGGATTTGATTGAAGATTTGACGCAGGCAATTGAAAGTTAA
- a CDS encoding SusD/RagB family nutrient-binding outer membrane lipoprotein — MACSVVALSSCSDYLDINQNPNNPVTVPPATLLPSGLAGSAFSNANDLNRFASVIMSVTAGANGSPFTWDRYNTDGSDFGNQWRFELYGGALINYQKLIEVAQTSNSNAYVGIAKIMKAYTFSIATDVWGDVPYSQALQGDANTQPRLDTQKEIYLGDNAKGIQSLFDLVKEGLADLEKTSSTTPGSDDIVYGGTIANWKKAGNTLLLKLALQISSVEPAKAKSIIDEVIQGNNYITTNAQNLAVNFGSQVGSQSPIYTYTYNSSFSTDQLISTRFVTLLQGLKDPRLPLFVTRPTGNYVTIDNGFAGTPPAAANRSMFSSYVTGENGEGPVRLITNWQRAFILAESAIRLGTAGDAQKLYEEGIRTSMSSAGISDADINAYFTANPTIVTLAGSNEEKIKQIITQKYISLYGNGLEQWNDWRRTGYPTLAQHQNAVGVDGTRPVRARYIDQEIARNPNFPNNILQNVRVWWDVN, encoded by the coding sequence ATGGCCTGCTCGGTGGTCGCTCTTTCTTCCTGCTCGGATTATCTGGACATTAACCAGAACCCTAATAACCCGGTTACCGTACCTCCCGCTACCCTGTTACCCAGTGGACTGGCTGGTTCTGCGTTCTCCAATGCCAATGATCTGAACCGCTTTGCCAGTGTGATCATGAGCGTAACGGCCGGAGCCAACGGTAGCCCCTTTACCTGGGATCGCTACAATACGGATGGATCTGACTTCGGAAACCAGTGGCGATTTGAACTCTACGGTGGTGCTCTGATCAATTATCAGAAACTTATCGAAGTAGCCCAGACGAGCAATTCCAACGCTTATGTTGGCATTGCCAAAATCATGAAAGCGTATACGTTTTCTATCGCAACGGACGTATGGGGTGATGTTCCGTATTCGCAAGCCCTGCAGGGAGATGCCAATACGCAGCCTCGACTGGATACGCAGAAAGAGATTTATCTGGGCGATAACGCCAAGGGCATTCAAAGCCTGTTTGATCTGGTGAAAGAAGGGTTGGCTGATCTGGAAAAAACCAGTAGCACCACGCCTGGTAGCGACGACATCGTTTATGGCGGTACGATCGCTAACTGGAAAAAAGCTGGTAATACTTTGTTATTGAAGCTTGCTCTGCAAATCAGTAGCGTAGAGCCCGCGAAGGCGAAATCAATCATTGATGAAGTCATTCAAGGCAATAACTACATTACAACGAATGCTCAGAACCTGGCCGTGAATTTCGGGTCGCAGGTAGGTAGTCAAAGTCCGATTTACACCTACACGTACAACTCTTCCTTCAGTACGGATCAGTTAATCAGTACCCGGTTTGTAACGTTGCTGCAAGGGCTGAAAGACCCCCGTCTTCCATTATTCGTAACCCGGCCTACCGGCAACTACGTGACCATTGATAACGGTTTTGCCGGTACCCCTCCAGCTGCGGCGAACCGCTCCATGTTCAGCTCGTACGTAACGGGTGAAAACGGAGAAGGTCCGGTTCGATTAATTACCAACTGGCAGCGTGCCTTCATCTTAGCCGAATCTGCTATCCGCTTAGGCACGGCAGGCGATGCTCAGAAACTGTACGAAGAAGGCATTCGGACTTCTATGTCATCGGCTGGTATTTCTGACGCGGACATCAATGCTTATTTCACGGCGAACCCTACGATCGTAACGTTAGCGGGTAGTAACGAAGAGAAGATCAAACAGATCATTACCCAGAAGTATATTTCGTTGTACGGCAATGGTCTTGAGCAGTGGAATGACTGGCGGAGAACGGGTTACCCTACGTTAGCTCAGCACCAGAACGCGGTTGGCGTGGATGGAACGCGTCCGGTTCGGGCTCGTTACATTGATCAGGAAATTGCCAGAAACCCTAATTTCCCGAACAACATACTTCAGAACGTACGGGTTTGGTGGGATGTGAACTAA